A DNA window from Micromonospora inyonensis contains the following coding sequences:
- a CDS encoding GH1 family beta-glucosidase yields MSIVTQCPSQSVAPAGVPAGAELTATPVAPAATEPAGDVPLPDPAPGTAALTDTHPTRHTAADARLGLEFPPDFGWGAATSAYQIEGAAKDDGRGESIWDTFSRTPGRTHGGDTGDVAADHYHRYPADLDLMGDLGLRSYRFSVAWPRVQPDGTGAPNQRGLDFYRRLVDGLLERGITPMATLYHWDLPQALQDTGGWENRDTAHRFADYARTVFDALGAQVPTWLTVNEPKTVVQNGYIIGHHAPGRRDTDAAYLVAHHLQLAHGLAVRQLRDTGSRSRIGPALNLHPCYPADDSVATAEATRLYDGYENRLYLEPIFTGSYPADVLADLGPDSRLARGIRDGDLAAISSPVDLLAVQYYTPIYVTATGGTERRWPTSVAAWQQIFPDGMYDILTRVTRDYGPVPITVTENGLPTPDALAADGTVDDAGRVSFLRDHLAAAHRAIAAGVPLESYHVWSLMDNFEWEQGYAQRWGLIYVDYATQRRVLKRSAHWYRQVISDNAI; encoded by the coding sequence ATGTCGATAGTCACGCAGTGCCCGTCGCAAAGCGTCGCCCCCGCCGGTGTTCCCGCCGGAGCCGAGCTGACCGCGACCCCGGTCGCCCCGGCGGCCACCGAGCCCGCCGGGGACGTCCCCCTCCCGGATCCCGCACCGGGCACCGCCGCGCTCACCGACACCCACCCCACGCGGCACACGGCGGCCGACGCCCGGCTCGGCCTGGAGTTCCCACCGGACTTCGGCTGGGGCGCGGCGACCTCGGCGTACCAGATCGAGGGCGCGGCCAAGGACGACGGCCGGGGCGAATCGATCTGGGACACCTTCAGCCGCACGCCCGGCCGCACCCACGGCGGCGACACCGGTGACGTCGCCGCCGACCACTACCACCGCTACCCCGCCGACCTCGACCTGATGGGCGACCTCGGGCTGCGCAGCTACCGCTTCTCCGTCGCCTGGCCACGCGTCCAGCCCGACGGCACCGGCGCGCCCAACCAGCGCGGTCTCGACTTCTACCGCCGCCTCGTCGACGGCCTGCTCGAACGCGGCATCACGCCGATGGCCACGCTCTACCACTGGGACCTGCCGCAGGCCCTCCAGGACACCGGCGGCTGGGAGAACCGGGACACCGCCCACCGCTTCGCCGACTACGCCCGTACCGTCTTCGACGCCCTCGGCGCACAGGTGCCCACCTGGCTGACGGTGAACGAGCCGAAGACCGTGGTGCAGAACGGCTACATCATCGGTCACCACGCCCCCGGCCGGCGGGACACCGACGCCGCCTACCTGGTCGCCCACCACCTCCAGCTCGCCCACGGCCTCGCCGTCCGGCAGCTGCGCGACACCGGCAGCCGCAGCCGGATCGGCCCCGCGCTCAACCTGCACCCGTGCTACCCGGCCGACGACTCGGTCGCCACCGCCGAGGCGACCCGCCTCTACGACGGGTACGAGAACCGCCTCTACCTCGAACCGATCTTCACCGGCAGCTACCCGGCCGACGTCCTCGCCGACCTCGGCCCCGACAGCCGGCTCGCCCGCGGCATCCGCGACGGCGACCTGGCGGCCATCTCCAGCCCGGTGGATCTGCTGGCCGTCCAGTACTACACCCCGATCTACGTCACCGCGACCGGGGGAACCGAACGGCGCTGGCCCACCTCGGTGGCCGCCTGGCAGCAGATCTTCCCCGACGGGATGTACGACATCCTCACCCGGGTCACCCGCGACTACGGCCCGGTGCCGATCACGGTCACCGAGAACGGGCTGCCCACTCCCGACGCCCTCGCCGCCGACGGCACCGTCGACGACGCCGGTCGGGTCTCGTTCCTCCGTGACCACCTCGCCGCCGCCCACCGGGCCATCGCGGCCGGGGTGCCGCTGGAGAGCTACCACGTGTGGTCGCTGATGGACAACTTCGAGTGGGAGCAGGGCTACGCCCAGCGCTGGGGCCTGATCTACGTCGACTACGCCACCCAGCGGCGGGTCCTCAAGCGCAGTGCCCACTGGTACCGCCAGGTGATCTCCGACAACGCGATCTGA